One stretch of Plasmodium yoelii strain 17X genome assembly, chromosome: 5 DNA includes these proteins:
- a CDS encoding schizont egress antigen-1, putative has protein sequence MTDNEHPNKDDLIYYINRYNVNDILGNLEENDKLTNYDENSGICEYEIPFLLENVDNNNNNTKDHSDRNSVSSYFDDGTCSIISKNDEKHYIDKCEKDKMPKEKINIIFIQNKGEMNSFEDILSMNNASSEELENKLNDRFYQLCCKSIADVNTHNLNKTKNIVKDKKGSLNIEHLDYGDIFLTIHHRLRGRGGRTNKMLNNDDNNNDSDNDDDNNLYSSMTDSVISNWREIKNQENFIKYENYREHEKEFIRRKMKKAYVNNLNGNKYFMPNRKVCDYYRNNLDSYMINENERDICKQENMSLHFLPKKRKSMNNSSLYNSQIIGQNEYILKNRTFLKKFYIQKNLKQQAHMHNNNYYCDDNHSENLYNDDIYNYDKIFNNSQESVPNNDFIYSSEIQNNKNSIPHNIYIDKNVRTPRNSTWDNENEIHEEDMIYYHSQSKGKNPHYVEAESEIQPNNYCEGKNVSGLGEDRNVSGLGEDRNVSGFGEDRNVSGLGEDRNVSGFGEGKNVSGFGEEEDNNDNKENGHDIYDGDEKDNNEAFDIKGEENDDYKTCSNELEVEAKVDAEIDNHILFNNNENLDNINNCEHVSNSNHTKEEEEDNEEKAPSITSKDDKDYFDLLIKKYEQTRMSINESSTASLSESNYLSKEGTKEPSLNGHEMLKIGSSTKNDVNNKIECLNENLIDLKNNIENENNNNNNSNVIKLGSVHNNDKTEEERGNIGNENEKIDLKDSDGYDKLLKNDMYDLYNIKMHDLNNLKSYDFEFSKKLLKNEIFSCGDNIKNDEINLNDNEINEKIDSLMNNYNMMKNKRDKFNEEDNEIQNFLAELKADITNQLNLNNGEDEQSFDLLNSFDINNNIDDFVDNFDDTNDNIAQNKLDMENNKGFEHKNDINNDYNNYDTYMDDIYNNNNNDDDTSRKGSGLKLSDLNDEKNLFTDANSSYNTPIKSSELKRDSECQTNSPLIFSRSNRTPRKKSVEVILVKKKLKKRKEKESNISFENTTHDDYTVGTTTATSSVNSKRRYPKRNRIKTLRYWIGERELTRRNPETGEIDVVGFSECKNLEELSPHIIGPVYYKKMYLRDVNNSNEKGNEDTNNNIDKSDNTDEENEITIEINNGMYENEVYNKIQNRENSVNKNDNISNILKKSVNGRIHNRSDNDAITRKGKRKRKKFINVVNYIKKKTKKKLVKVIDKKVEQENENLDNQNTFSNNDNIINDITNLNHSFQNNLDQNILAIDNDFIENDDNIFFDAHSLDDNAQINDIPEKGEEIIEAPGADATDMTKVNEKEQEPNLENEPNLGNEPNLGNEPNLGNEPNLGNEPNLENEPNLEKEANLENEPNLEKEPNLEKEPNLENEPNLEKKKDVHVKKKLLDKKKKKKKNKNKGKNKEKEIDEMYKQLSFFNFNSFYSKGNGDKSKMGNLKKASAKKKGSKIGKEKVDSEKVDSEKVDSENGKQDKNLGEESKELITKEKKTKNMKKNKKRNMQNKEMKNYDEDINNEIRELHKNQNDIIEDEEIGGIELEASIKTGEEKTEEKAEKKTEKKTEKKTEKNEELSILNSYTNENDEHTMNTNDTTNSKDANSELHKNEDEEVKELQTSTRRKKKKKSENLTYDTNELNQKRRKTDVNNLRELISINENDEIKNVDADKKINDEEGKYIKEIDKDIIMESNENIRDELKKDLENDHEKNSTLCLVSQDKKNNMNSQNFIIDKLKSYLNIKELINVKKQKTNNVILNNFENKQIINSTPIRLSLSYPSNVELSVENRCNQTRNAYFPLIKQNSLNNFKFDINLFCVQISPYKAHSSNSYDKILIGYIYQGKKVKIYFKNQEKYFEKDEFFYIPKFSPFKIVNISRDNCILYVYPINK, from the exons atgacaGACAACGAACATCCAAATAAAGACGATCTGATATATTACATAAACAGATACAATGTCAATGATATATTGGGAAATttagaagaaaatgataagtTAACAaattatgatgaaaatagCGGAATATGTGAATATGAAATTCCATTCCTTTTGGAAAATGtcgataataataataataatacaaaagaCCATTCCGATAGAAATTCTGTATCTAGCTATTTCGATGATGGAACATGTTCGATAATTtctaaaaatgatgaaaaacaTTATATAGACAAATGTGAAAAAGACAAAATGccaaaggaaaaaataaatattatatttattcagaATAAAGGTGAGATGAATAGCTTTGAAGATATTCTATCCATGAACAATGCAAGCAGTGAAGAGTTAGAAAACAAACTGAACGATAGATTTTATCAATTATGTTGTAAAAGTATTGCTGATGTGAACACAcacaatttaaataaaactaaaaatattgtaaaagataaaaaaggGTCATTGAATATTGAGCATTTAGATTATggtgatatatttttaaccaTACACCATCGTCTAAGAGGGCGTGGGGGGAGAACGAATAAGATgttaaataatgatgataataataatgatagtgataatgatgatgataataatttatatagcAGTATGACTGATAGTGTTATTAGCAATTGGagggaaataaaaaatcaagaaaattttataaaatatgaaaactATAGAGAACATGAAAAGGAATTTATAAggagaaaaatgaaaaaggcATATGTCAATAATttaaatggaaataaatattttatgccCAATAGAAAAGTATGTGATTATTATCGTAATAATTTAGACAGTTATATgattaatgaaaatgaaagaGATATATGCAAACAAGAAAATATGTCTCTACATTTTTTAccaaaaaagagaaaatcaATGAATAATAGTTCTTTATACAATTCTCAAATAATTGgacaaaatgaatatattttaaaaaatagaacatttttaaaaaaattttatatacaaaaaaatttaaagcaACAAGCACATatgcataataataattattattgtgATGATAATCATAgtgaaaatttatataatgatgatatatataattatgataaaatttttaataatagtCAAGAAAGCGTACCCAACAatgattttatttattcaagtgaaattcaaaataacaaaaattcaATAccacataatatatatatcgatAAAAATGTAAGAACCCCACGAAACAGTACATgggataatgaaaatgaaattcACGAAGAGGATATGATTTATTATCATTCTCAAAGTAAGGGAAAAAATCCACATTATGTAGAAGCGGAAAGTGAAATACAACCAAATAATTATTGTGAAGGTAAAAATGTAAGCGGTTTGGGTGAAGATAGAAATGTAAGCGGTTTGGGTGAAGATAGAAATGTAAGCGGTTTTGGTGAAGATAGAAATGTAAGCGGTTTGGGTGAAGATAGAAATGTAAGCGGTTTTGGTGAAGGTAAAAATGTAAGCGGTTTTGGTGAAGAGGaggataataatgataacaaAGAAAATGGTCACGACATTTATGATGGTGATGAAAAAGATAATAACGAAGCATTTGATATCAAAGGCgaagaaaatgatgattATAAAACATGTAGCAATGAATTAGAAGTAGAGGCAAAGGTAGATGCTGAAATAGACAATCATATtctatttaataataatgaaaatttggataatataaataattgtgAACATGTTTCAAATTCAAATCATACAAAAGAGGAGGAAGAAGATAATGAGGAAAAAGCTCCCTCAATAACCAGTAAAGATGATAAagattattttgatttattaataaaaaaatatgaacaaactAGAATGTCAATTAATGAATCTAGTACAGCCTCACTTAGTGAAAGCAATTATTTATCAAAAGAAGGAACAAAAGAACCTTCTTTAAATGGTCATGAAATGTTAAAAATTGGATCTAGCACAAAGAAtgatgtaaataataaaattgaatgTTTGAATGAAAACTTaatagatttaaaaaataacatagaaaatgaaaataataataataataatagtaatgtaataaaattagGGAGTGTACATAATAATGACAAAACAGAGGAAGAAAGAGGGAATATCGGAAacgaaaatgaaaaaatagacTTAAAAGATAGTGATGGATATGATAaactattaaaaaatgacatgtatgatttatataatattaagaTGCATGATTTAAATAACTTAAAATCATATGATTTtgaattttcaaaaaaattattaaaaaacgAGATTTTTTCTTGTggtgataatataaaaaatgatgaaataaatttaaatgataatgaaataaatgaaaagaTTGATTCACTAATGAACAATTATaatatgatgaaaaacaaacgtgataaatttaatgaaGAAGATAATGAGATTCAAAACTTTTTAGCAGAATTAAAAGCTGATATAACTAATCAACTTAATCTAAATAATGGAGAAGATGAACAATCTTTTGATTTGCTTAATTCgtttgatataaataataatattgacgATTTTGTTGACAACTTTGATGATACAAATGATAACATAGCTCAAAATAAATTAGACATGGAGAATAATAAAGGGTTCGaacataaaaatgatataaataatgactataacaattatgatacatatatggatgatatatataataataataataatgatgatgatactTCAAGAAAGGGTTCAGGTCTGAAATTGTCTGatttaaatgatgaaaaGAATTTATTTACAGATGCCAACTCCTCTTATAATACTCCTATAAAATCTTCTGAACTAAAAAGAGATTCAGAATGTCAAACAAATTCACCACTTATATTTTCTAGAAGTAATAGAACTCCTAGAAAAAAAAGTGTAGAAGTAatattagtaaaaaaaaaattaaaaaaaagaaaagaaaaagaatcAAATATATCATTTGAAAATACAACACATGATGATTATACTGTTGGTACAACTACTGCTACTAGTAGTGTCAATTCTAAAAGAAGATATCCTAAAAGAAATAGAATAAAAACGTTACGATACTGGATAGGTGAAAGGGAACTTACCAGAAGAAATCCCGAAACAGGAGAAATAGATGTAGTAGGTTTTAGTGAATGCAAAAATTTAGAAGAATTATCTCCTCATATTATTGGTccagtttattataaaaaaatgtatctACGAGATGTGAATAATTCAAATGAAAAAGGAAATGAAGATACTAACAATAACATAGATAAAAGTGATAATActgatgaagaaaatgaaataacgatagaaataaataatggaaTGTATGAAAATGAAgtgtataataaaattcaaaatagagaaaattctgtgaataaaaatgataatattagTAACATATTGAAAAAAAGTGTAAATGGTAGAATTCATAATAGAAGTGATAATGATGCAATAACTAGAAAGGGGAAaaggaaaagaaaaaagttTATTAACGttgttaattatattaaaaaaaaaacaaaaaaaaaattagttaaagttatagataaaaaagtAGAgcaagaaaatgaaaatttagataatCAAAACACTTTTTCAAATAATGATAACATAATTAATGACATAACAAATTTAAATCACAGTTTTCAAAACAATTTGGATCAAAATATTCTTGCAATTGATAACGattttattgaaaatgatgacaatattttttttgatgcACACAGTCTTGATGATAATGCTCAAATAAATGATATTCCGGAAAAAGGAGAAGAAATTATTGAAGCACCAGGAGCAGATGCAACTGACATGACTAAAGTTAATGAAAAGGAACAGGAACCCAATTTAGAAAATGAACCCAATTTAGGAAATGAACCCAATTTAGGAAATGAACCCAATTTAGGAAATGAACCCAATTTAGGAAATGAACCCAATTTAGAAAATGAACCCAATTTAGAAAAGGAAGCCAATTTAGAAAATGAGCCCAATTTAGAAAAGGAGCCCAATTTAGAAAAGGAGCCCAATTTAGAAAATGAACCCAATttagaaaagaaaaaagatgtacatgtgaaaaaaaaattattagataaaaagaaaaagaagaaaaaaaataagaacaagggaaaaaataaagaaaaggaAATAGACGAAATGTACAAacaattatcattttttaattttaattcgTTTTATTCTAAAGGAAATGGAGACAAATCAAAAATGGGGAATTTGAAAAAAGCAAGTGCCAAAAAAAAGGGGAGTAAAATTGGTAAAGAAAAAGTAGACAGCGAAAAAGTAGACAGCGAAAAAGTAGACAGCGAAAATGGTAAACAGGATAAAAATTTGGGAGAGGAAAGCAAAGAATTAATTacaaaagaaaagaaaactaagaatatgaaaaaaaataaaaagagaaatatgcaaaataaagaaatgaaaaattatgatgaagatataaataatgaaatcaGAGAATTGCACAAAAATCAAAATGATATAATAGAGGATGAAGAAATCGGAGGCATCGAGTTAGAAGCATCAATAAAAACTGGAGAAGAAAAAACAGAAGAAAAagcagaaaaaaaaacagaaaaaaaaacagaaaaaaaaacagaaaaaaatgaagaattatccattttaaattcatatacTAATGAGAATGATGAGCATACAATGAATACAAATGATACAACAAATTCGAAAGATGCAAATTCTGAACTCCACAAAAATGAAGACGAAGAAGTGAAAGAGTTACAGACTTCTACACGtcgaaaaaagaaaaaaaaaagtgaaaatttAACTTATGATACAAATGAATTGAATCAAAAGCGAAGAAAAACAgatgtaaataatttaagaGAATTAATTTctattaatgaaaatgatgagataaaaaatgtagatgctgataaaaaaataaatgacgAAGAaggtaaatatataaaggaAATTGACAAAGATATAATTATGGAatcaaatgaaaatattcgTGATGAATTAAAGAAGGATCTTGAAAATGATcatgaaaaaaatagtacATTATGTTTGGTAAGTcaggataaaaaaaataatatgaatagtCAGAATTTTATTATAGACAAATTAAAATCATATCTTAATATAAAAGAGTTAATAAATgtcaaaaaacaaaaaacaaataatgtaatattaaataattttgaaaataaacaaataataaatagtaCTCCTATACGTCTCTCTCTTTCCTACCCTTCTAATGTAGAATTATCag TTGAAAATAGATGCAACCAAACAAGAAATGCATATTTTCCACTTATAAAACAG aactCTTTAAATAACTTCAAGTTCgacataaatttattttgtgtTCAAATTTCTCCATACAAAGCACATAGCTCGAATAGTTATGATAAAATTTtg ATTGGGTACATATATCAGGGGAAAAAGGTAAAGATTTATTTTAAGAACCAAGAAAAATATTTCGAAAAGGATGAGTTTTTTTACATACCCAAATTTTCCCCTTTCAAAATTGTCAACATAAGCAG ggacaattgtattttatatgtttatccaataaataaataa